The Methanoculleus marisnigri JR1 genome window below encodes:
- a CDS encoding metallophosphoesterase, with translation MAILMLIVLPSMTGYMAWEARAVEVTVLDIEGAPEGIVYITDPHVRASNIDHVREVIDEVNRLNPSLVLIGGDFVTGEEEDFASQEVWNSLDAPAYAVLGNHDYRVGIDGPTGIERTLATRASAVVTADAYDVSALNDGSADTAFADNLTAALEENGVRVLRNDYVRTSVGNEEIVIVGVDDGWAGMADPPDVPATDAFTVYLVHEPSCRADWDADLILAGHTHGGQFLFPVVKQLNDFGVIELAGLFDGDGRTPTYISRGVCTSSVAGVELRFNCQPEIVLINPTGEQLRALA, from the coding sequence ATGGCGATACTCATGCTTATCGTGCTTCCTTCCATGACGGGCTACATGGCCTGGGAAGCACGTGCCGTCGAGGTGACCGTTCTTGATATCGAGGGGGCGCCCGAAGGCATCGTCTATATCACCGATCCACACGTCAGGGCGTCCAACATCGACCACGTCCGGGAGGTGATCGATGAGGTCAACCGCCTGAACCCCTCGCTTGTCCTGATCGGCGGCGATTTCGTCACCGGCGAGGAAGAAGACTTCGCCTCGCAGGAGGTATGGAACTCGCTCGACGCCCCGGCCTATGCCGTGCTCGGGAACCACGACTACCGGGTGGGGATCGACGGCCCGACGGGCATCGAGAGGACGCTCGCCACCCGGGCGTCGGCCGTGGTCACCGCCGACGCCTACGACGTCTCCGCCTTGAACGACGGTTCCGCCGACACCGCGTTTGCCGACAATCTCACCGCAGCGCTGGAGGAGAACGGGGTGCGCGTCCTCAGGAACGATTACGTCCGCACCAGTGTCGGAAACGAGGAGATCGTCATCGTCGGCGTCGACGACGGGTGGGCGGGGATGGCAGACCCGCCCGACGTCCCGGCAACCGATGCATTCACCGTCTACCTCGTTCACGAACCCTCGTGCCGGGCGGACTGGGACGCCGACCTCATCCTCGCCGGCCACACCCACGGCGGTCAGTTCCTCTTCCCGGTCGTCAAACAGCTCAACGACTTCGGCGTCATCGAACTTGCCGGCCTCTTCGACGGCGACGGGAGGACGCCCACCTATATCTCCCGCGGGGTCTGCACCTCGAGTGTTGCAGGAGTGGAACTCCGGTTCAACTGCCAGCCCGAGATCGTCCTCATCAACCCGACCGGGGAGCAACTCCGGGCGCTCGCCTGA
- a CDS encoding restriction endonuclease, with product MKHVTKVNGARQPFDRGRVQRTLRNMGVGAEDAERIAHEIEESVPDGVKTATVLRIIRSRAKAVRPAAGHRTNLRRALGLLRSKPDFEEFVRVLLREHGYRVETGCVLAGLCGEHEVDAIAERDGATIFVEVKHHASHHRVTGLDEGRIARAIIEDLQEGFRAGRCTVSIDGALIVCNTKLSGHAKRYATCRGIGHIGWDYPEEQNLRTMIEKTQSYPVTIVTGVSRSVSARLAAAGFVTAKQVAYGDAAAIARDTGIPLKKVLLIAGRARAILEA from the coding sequence ATGAAGCACGTCACGAAGGTCAACGGTGCCCGGCAGCCGTTCGACCGGGGGAGGGTGCAGCGGACGCTCCGGAACATGGGCGTCGGCGCGGAGGATGCAGAACGGATCGCCCACGAGATCGAGGAATCGGTGCCGGACGGGGTGAAGACCGCAACGGTTCTCCGGATTATCCGCTCCCGGGCAAAGGCAGTCCGCCCCGCCGCCGGGCACCGGACGAACCTCAGGAGAGCGCTTGGCCTTCTGCGCTCGAAACCGGACTTCGAGGAGTTCGTGCGGGTCCTCCTCCGGGAGCACGGCTACCGGGTGGAGACCGGATGCGTTCTCGCCGGACTGTGCGGAGAGCACGAGGTGGACGCCATCGCAGAGAGAGACGGCGCCACCATCTTTGTCGAGGTGAAGCACCACGCGAGCCACCACCGGGTGACCGGCCTGGACGAAGGCCGGATCGCCCGGGCTATCATCGAGGACCTTCAGGAGGGGTTCCGGGCGGGACGGTGCACCGTCTCGATCGACGGCGCCCTGATCGTCTGCAACACCAAACTCTCCGGGCATGCGAAGCGTTACGCCACCTGTCGGGGGATCGGGCATATCGGGTGGGACTACCCGGAGGAGCAGAACCTCCGGACGATGATCGAGAAGACGCAGTCCTACCCGGTCACCATCGTTACCGGGGTGAGCCGGTCGGTCTCGGCCAGGCTGGCCGCTGCCGGGTTCGTCACGGCAAAACAGGTCGCCTACGGCGACGCCGCGGCCATCGCACGCGACACGGGCATCCCCCTCAAGAAGGTGCTGTTGATCGCCGGGCGGGCGCGTGCCATCCTTGAGGCGTGA
- a CDS encoding ketopantoate reductase family protein: MESLKRPAVLILGAGAVGLSLAGRLSQVATVYAACRPVHAGAIRDRGLVMEGVWGDRTVGTVACVSGPADVPPAVDVVVVTAKGTGTRAICEEYAGVIRGRPTASLQNGIGNEEIIAEYTDTVIGGTVTTNFSVAGPGHVRVLSESAPMHLGVWSGGGGEALGRLIGIIRSAGIPVEADSDIRSGKWTKALLNIAVNPICALLRAPVGAAVDEEIREIVDGLVRETFAVAGAEGVRLPWATADDYLDYLFRVQVPDFAAVYPSMYHDLRQGRRTEIDLLNGYIAALGERHGIATPQNRCIAGLVRYAEAHPDAR; this comes from the coding sequence ATGGAGTCACTAAAACGCCCGGCCGTCCTGATCCTCGGCGCGGGGGCGGTCGGCCTCTCGCTCGCCGGAAGACTGAGCCAGGTCGCGACGGTCTACGCGGCCTGCCGACCGGTGCATGCCGGCGCGATCCGGGACCGGGGCCTCGTGATGGAGGGCGTCTGGGGGGACCGCACCGTCGGCACCGTAGCCTGCGTCTCCGGGCCGGCCGACGTTCCACCTGCGGTCGATGTTGTCGTCGTCACCGCGAAGGGCACCGGCACCCGGGCGATCTGCGAGGAGTACGCCGGGGTGATCCGGGGCCGGCCGACGGCAAGCCTCCAGAACGGGATCGGGAACGAAGAGATCATCGCTGAGTACACCGATACCGTCATCGGCGGAACCGTGACGACGAACTTCTCGGTCGCGGGCCCGGGGCACGTCCGGGTCCTGAGCGAGAGCGCCCCGATGCACCTCGGGGTCTGGTCCGGCGGGGGCGGGGAGGCCCTCGGACGGCTGATCGGGATCATCCGCTCCGCCGGGATCCCGGTCGAGGCCGACAGCGATATCCGCTCCGGCAAATGGACGAAAGCCCTCCTCAACATCGCGGTGAACCCGATCTGCGCTCTCCTCCGCGCCCCGGTCGGGGCGGCCGTCGACGAGGAGATCCGCGAGATCGTCGACGGCCTCGTCCGCGAGACCTTCGCCGTCGCCGGCGCCGAAGGGGTGCGGCTCCCCTGGGCGACCGCCGACGACTACCTCGACTACCTCTTCCGCGTGCAGGTGCCCGACTTCGCCGCGGTCTACCCCTCGATGTACCACGACCTCCGGCAGGGACGCCGAACGGAGATCGACCTCCTCAACGGGTATATCGCGGCCCTCGGGGAACGCCACGGCATCGCAACGCCGCAAAACCGGTGCATCGCCGGCCTCGTCCGCTACGCAGAGGCGCACCCGGACGCGCGGTGA